Below is a window of Coregonus clupeaformis isolate EN_2021a chromosome 15, ASM2061545v1, whole genome shotgun sequence DNA.
TTGAATAGTTACTAAAGGATCCTATCCACATTTGAGCACACAACTACATCCATTCACCAGTCCACAAATACTGACTGTAAAGCTTGTGAATTTGTTACCTAGATACCTATAAACTGTATATGTTCTCTCAGTCATCACATCCACTTGAGCCTATTACAAAGAACTGAGGAAGAATACAGCAACtcgatacactacatgaccaaaagtatgttgacacctgctcgtcgaacatctcattccaaaatcatgggcattaatatgaagttggtcccccatttgctgctataacagcatccactcttctgggaaggctttccaatagatgttggaacattgctgtggggacttgcttccattcagccacaagagcattagtgatgtcgggcactgatgttgggcgattaggcctggctcgcagtcgacgttccaattcattccaaaggtgttcgatggggttgaggtcagggctctgtgcaggccagtcaagttcttccacaccaatctcgacaaaccatttctgtatggacctcgctttgtgcacagggcattgtcatgctgaaacaggaaagggccttccccaaactgttaccacaaagttggaagaacagaatcgtctagaatgtctttgtatgctgtagcgttcagatttcccttcactggaactcaagggcctagcccgaaccatgaaaaacagcccgaaccatgaaaaaccatTACTCCTCCTcgaccaaactttacagttggcactatgcattcgggcatgtagcgttctcctggcatccaccaaacccagattcagccGTTGGACagctagatggtgaagcgtgattcatcactccagagaacgcgtttccactgctccagagtccactccagccgacgcttgtgtgcggctgctcggccatggaaacccatttcatgaagctcccgacgaagagttattgtgctgacgttgcttccagaggcagtttagaacttggtagtgaatgttgcaaccgaggacagacaatttttatgcgctacgctcTTCAGCattctgcggtcccgttctgtgagattgtgtggcctaccacttgttgctcctagacatttccacttcacaataacagcacttacagttgaccagggcagctctagcagggcagaaatgtgacgaactgacttgttggaaaggtggattcctatggcggtgccacgttgaatgtcactgagctcttcagtaaggccattctagtgccaatgtttggctatggagattgcatggctgtgtgctcgattttatacacctgtcagcaacgggtgtggctgaaatagccgaatccactaatttgaaggggtgcccacatacttttgtgtatatagtgtacacTAGAACCACACTTATGATTGGGTATAACATTTACCATGTAGAGACCTACAATCtatcatacatttaaaaaaaggcaTTACAAACAAGGCACTTCATTGAATTTTCAACCAAATGAGATGAGATTTCTCATGGTGAATGTACTGCAAATGAACTTTGCCCATAGATCAACCATCTATTTTGCTGTTGAAACCAGCATTTGGATATTCTAATGAAGTTGACGCAACATACAGAGACACTAAAGGACTGAGGTGGTGGGGTAAGATCAACTCTTCATAAGGCACGAAGGTGAGGGGGAATAGGGGCAATAGGTCATGATAGAGTGGACCACATGAACTGCGACTGTGCAGAATGAGCCTACTTGTACCTGGAGGAGTAATATTCTTCCTCTAGCTCGTACAGGTCGATTGCGATCTCATCACGGAGCGAGGTGAGCTTCTTGTCGCACTCCTCCTGCAGCGAGCGCAGCTGCTGGTTCTGCAGGCTGATGGCCTCGTTGACCGACGGGAAGTCGTTGAGGATCAGGAACTGTTTCAGGTCCGACACTAGCTTCATCAGGGACTCGCCCGCACGCACCTTCAGACACAACAACAAATCACTGGGATTATCACTGGTGCTTTTGCCTTGTAACATGCACTCAatacagggtcatgttcattatgcACCAAATGGGGAAGAAACAGACAAACAGGGTGGGACTACCTGGAATTGTTcaataagaaatgctcatttGAGTTTTCTGTTCCAAAATGTTCTCAAATGTTTTCCATTACAGGCCCAAATGAACACGCCCCAGGATTGAATTCCAATTCGACCATTCACTTCACTAAGCAAGTGACAtgaatatacagtcgtggtcaaaagttttgagaatgacacaagtattggtcttcacaaagttcgctgcttcagtattatgagatatttttgtcagatgttactatggtatactgaagtataattacaagcattccattagtgtcaaaggcttttattgacaattacattacgtttatgcaaagagtcaatatttgcaatgttgacccttctttttcaagacctctgcaatccgccctggcatgctgtcaattaacttctgggccacatcctgactgatggcagcccattcttgcataatcaatgcttggagtttgtcagaatttgtgggtttttgtttgtccacccgcctcttgaggatcgaccacaagttctcaatgggattaaggtctggggagtttcctggccatggaccaaaaatgtcgatgttttgttccctgagccacttagttatcacttttgccttatggcaaggtgctccatcatgctggaaaaggcattggtcgtcaccaaactattCTTGGattgttgggagaagttgctctcggaggatgtgttggtaccattctttattcatggctgtgttcttaggtaaaattgtgagtgagcccactcccttggctgagaagcaaccccacacatgaatggtctcaggatgctttact
It encodes the following:
- the med22 gene encoding mediator of RNA polymerase II transcription subunit 22 isoform X2 translates to MANQRALPQSKESLLQNYNKRLKDDIRSILDNLTEIIKTAKVEDETQVSRATQAEQDHYEMHVRAANIVRAGESLMKLVSDLKQFLILNDFPSVNEAISLQNQQLRSLQEECDKKLTSLRDEIAIDLYELEEEYYSSRYK